The segment AGGCTGCTCCGAGCCCTGGGAACGTCTCCGTGCGGTGACGGGGGCTCCCCGGGGGGCTTGGATGAGGCGGAGGGGGCTGCGCCTTGCCCCGGCGCTTTGGGGGCCTCGCCCATCACCGCGGCCTTTAAACATGCTGCGGGCTTCGCCGGCTGATTTGGCAATGAATTTCAAAATCAGTTTATTCCCCAAATCAGGAGAGCGgctttaaagcaatattttaggaagagaaaaggaaaaacgaGGGAGTTTCTGTTTGTCAGGTATTTCTTGAGTGCTCGTTGCAGCCTGAGCTGCTCCCCGGGCCAGCTCCTCGGGGGGACGCGCTGCAGGCGTGATGTGCAGAAGACCCGCAGGATGGGATCCTGGGCGCAGGATGGGATCCTGGGCGCAGGATGGGACCGTGTCCCGAGGATGGGCAACACAGCCCGGAGCAGGGCAGGACGGCAGCGATGGGAATGCTTTCCCTGGGGAAATGCTGGGTTTTTAAATCCCTGCGGGTGTGGTGTCCGGAGTCTGGCCGGTGCCGAAGCCCTTTCCAGGTGTTATCCTGGAAAGATAACTGGCAAGGGGGATAAATCTCCaaggggaaggcagctgccCTCAGCGTTGCCTGCACTTGGCCCTTTTCCATAAGGTGTTTTTGCAGCTCTCCAGCACATCACCGAGCTGGCTGGCCACTGGCTGGCATCTCCTGCGACAcggcaccggggcgggggggggggtggcactGCCAGGCACCAGCGCAGCCCCTCATCCCGCAGCCGGAGGGAGATTTCGAGGATGAATCTGCTTTTTTAATAGCCTGTGGCGTGCTGCGAATTCAAGCTGGCAGCGTGGGGATGGCAGGGGCAGAGCATCCCCAGGGCACCCAAGGGATGCGGGAACCCGCCTGCAAGAGGGGCCCTTCCCAAATTCCGCTCTACCCCCGGCCCAGCTCCACTGTTGTCGGCCGCGTTGGGATTTAGCGTCAAATTTTAGGAGCGTCTGTCTGCGAAGGCGGCGGGAGAGGattggggtgggagggtggaGCCAGCAATATGCCTCCGTGATGGGGGGGATTAGAGAAATATTTGCGTTTATTTTAATGCCAGGCTTATTGAGGGGATTGGAAGCTTAACTCCAAACGTGGCAGCAGAGCATCCCTCCGCTCGCTCTGTAACGCTAACGACATTTACGGTTCTGTACGGTCCTTCTTCCCCACTGGGAAGAGAAACCTCCAAACTGGAGGCGTCGTGTCCCGGTGAACCGCGGCTGCTTCCAGGCTGGAGGGAACTGCCCGGGAGCCACCGcctgtcccccccgcccccaccgAGGGACCGGgctgtcccccccaccccagcagcacccatgggacccccggccctgccctccAGCTGAGCTGTGTCCAGCACCGCTGCTCCAGCATTGAATTAATCCATTCGCGTGAGTGTCGGCGTCTGCGAGTTGCAGAATCGGATGGCAGCGctgggttttattattttttttaattttttttttttttttttttttttaaagagcttatATAACCTTGGAGATTCTATTAATAAAAGTAATGGTTTTGAACTCTGGGAACAACCAGCCCCGACGATGAGCAATTAAATGCTCCGACTTCCGAAAGCAGGCAACTGTCGGGCAGTGGCGCTCGGGGCAGGAACggtggcagggggctggggagggggcgaggggggttccctgcctgcaggcagatCGCCGGCATCTGCCCGGCCTCCTGCCCCGTATCTCCATCCCTGTGCCcggagagggggagaggagggggcagTGGGGTTGtttcagccccccccccccccccgccctgggTCTGACGCGGGGTGGCTGGGCACCCTCTGGCCCTCTGCACCCATTTTTAAGCACCCCAGCTCCCGCGATTTAACCCCGGGCCGTATCCAGTACAAACACGTGGGACCGGCACCCTGGCATGGTGCGGGTGAACATCGCCCCGACCCAGCGCAGCGGCctgggggggagctggggggtgctgggggtcccCGGCCAGCGACGCAGCTCTgcgggggctcggggggggggttAAAGGAGATAACGGCGGAATTGGGTTTAAAGAGGCACGGCTGAGGCTCGGGGCCAAAAATAGGTGGGTGGTGGGTGGTGGGTGTCCAGGGTGACTTTGGGGGCCGTGAGCCCTGGGGGGTTCGtatcccccctccccgcagaTGGTATCGAAGAGCCTTTGCTCCGCTCTtgcagtttgggggggggggtgtgtgttactttttactttttttaatccctAAGTAGCCAGCAAGGCGTTTAAAGGGTTTGATAGAAATTTAAGAGAAGTTGAATCTAAGATGGTAATTAGAGAAAGCTGGGACATAACCTAAATCAGGGCATTTGGAAGCAAAAAAGACCCACAGTCTCTGGGACGTGTTCAAGTGCCCAGTTGTTTCCCTTTAATACCGAAATATTtgaaacctcttttttttccattcagggTGACCATTGCATTCGGTTTATTGTGTTTCCCGCTTTGCAATGCAGGATTATCGGCTTGTTTCGCAGAAAGCTTTATACCCCGCTCGGCAGCGGGCCgtgggtttgggttgttttgtttgggactttattttttatattttttttcctttaaatctcCCTTATTCAAATTGTCACAGCTTGACAGCCTTGTGCCAGGAACACGCTGTCATCCTGAAACTCATATCTTTAATTCCTTCCCTCTGATGCTAATAACACCTTAAGATGAttaagactggaaaaaaaaaaaccccttagtatctgatttttctgctgtcGGTGATGCTGGTTGCTGGCTCTCGGCGCTTCATTCATCTTCGGGAGTAAAATCAGAGCGGTCACCCTCCTCCTGCCGCCCACGCCGGGGTGTTTCTCCTCCATTTCACTTTCTGGCTTTTAATTGCCGAATATCGATGCCGCCGGGCTGCCGCGCTCTCCGACCGCTTTCCTTTTGCAATTTAAGATGCAGCGGTGCGGCGAGCCCCGTCCCGCAGCATCCCTTGGCTGGGAGCCACCCTGCAGTGATGCTCGCCCACGCCGGTGGCACGTCCCCGGCCCCCGTTTGGGAACAGCCCGGGCAGCGTTCCCGTGCCGGCAGCGCCAGGAGACGCGGGCGAGGGTACGGACACACCGTCCTGCGcgttattttattatttttttttttaaagatgttttggGTCTGGGACATGCTCAGAGCGTGGTTTAGTTTCCCCGTATCGCCGGGCACCACTTACCCCGTGCGCTACGGTGCCAGCCCGGCTGATGCTTCCCTGCCGGGCTGGTCACCGGTTGGTTTTGGCAGCAGCTTTCACACCTTCTGGCTCATCTAGGAGACAAGGTACTGGGTAAAAGGAAATACTGTGGCCTCTGGAATGCCCCGTCAGTCCCTGGAGGTGGAGCTTTATTTCGGTGTGTGCTAGGGCAGGACCCCGTGCGTGCGCTGAGACAGCAGCAGATCGGGAAAAGAGCCCCTTTCGGCTAAAACCCCGTGTGGGTGCTGGGCTGGTGGGTCCCCTGGGCCGATGGGTGGCTCGAGGGTGATGGGATGTTGGGGTAGGTTTTTGGGTTGTGTCTGGATAGCGAGCGGAGCAAAGCGGGCAGCCGCGTCAGCTCGCAGGCCCCGTGCGGTGTGGCGTTGTCAGAcctctggtttgggttttcaCGTGCActcgtgcctcagtttcccaacTGGGCAAATAAATGTCCCCTTCCCTCGCTGCCGTCGAGCCGAGCTGGCTGGTGCCACCCTTTTGCGGGTGTCGTAGGACTCGGTGACCCAGGACATCACGTGGGTGATTTTGTCCCCCCTCAGGGCCAGCGACGTCTCCGTGCCGGTGCAGCACGTGGCACAACGGGGTCCCGGCCATCCTCGCTGCCCTGCACGACCCCGGGGGTTCAGGGATATGAGTCCTGAGGCTTTGGCAGCGCAGTTGGGGGAGCCCCTTAGCCATCCCACCGCTGTcaagggggagagagaaataacTAGACAAAAGTAGGCAGGCAAAGGAGAAGAACAAAGCTGCTGGTCCATGATGTGTTCCGGCCTGTGGGCTCAGTGTCCCCCTGCTCCTGGCATCCCCCTGCTCCTGGTGTCCCCATGTTCCTGGTGTCCCCATGCTCCTGGTGTCCCTGTGCCCCCATGGTCCCGGCATCCCGGGCACGCAGACCCCCAAACCCATCAAGTCATGCTTCTTCTccccctttttctcctccccgCAGGAAGAGCGGCCGAGCCAGAGACGATGACTGCCAAGAGCGCCGAAACCAATGGACCCATGCGGGAGCCGGAGGCCGGGGGAACCAAGCTGccggtgccccccgccccgccacgGCGCCGGGGACGCAGGCTGCGGCGCAAGTCACCGCCCGAGGTCCAGGTGAAAGGGCAGCTCCGCATGCGCTCGCCGTCGGGAGCCTTCGTCATGGTGGGCATCTCGGTGGTCCTGGTGGGCATGACCATCGCCGTGGTGGGCTACTGGCCCCACCGGGGACCCGGGGGCACCGGGGCTGGCGCGGGGAATGCCAGCGTCGCGGGGGACATGAGGAGGGAGGTGGCTGCCGGGCGCCACGTGCCCCACAGCGAGAAGCTGAAGCTGATCGGTCCTGTCATCATGGGCATCGGGCTCTTCATCTTCATCTGCGCCAACACCATGCTGTACGAGAACAGGGACATGGAGACCCGCAGGCTGATGCAGAAGGGGCTCTACTCCATGGCGGTGGGTCTCCCTGAGGCGACCAGCCCCGAGGACGGGTGCTGCCAGCGCGGGGACGGCCAGCCCGTCCCCAAGGCCAATGCTGAATGCGTGGAGGGCTGCTACCAGGTGGATCTCTcccgccagccctgccccggcccccgcaGCAAGTGGTCCGACTGCTACGGTCCCAACAGGCTCCAGACCACGGCCGAGTTcctccagcacccagcagcGTCCCCCGCCACCTCCCTCCTCAGCCTCCGCTCGGGCGCCTCTGCCGAGGCCAACCTCGGCCTCTCCTGCCGCGCCGGAGCCGAGTCCCTGCTCTCCTCGGCCGTCGGTGCCTTGGCGTTGCCCGTCATCAAGCTCAACAACCGCTTGCTGGACGCGGCAGCGCGGGGGGCCGGCGAGAGGGCGGAGGGGGGCCCCGCCAAGCCCCCCTCCGAAGCACCGCAGCTCCCCCGGGCTCCGCTCTCTGGTGTCGGCAGCATCACGCCCCGTGGCCAGGACcgcggtggtggtggtggtggcagcggTGGCCATGTCATCATCAACGTGGATGGCGACTGCCCCGGCACGGAGCCGGCAGCGGTGGAGCTCAGCCCCGATGCGCAGCTCCACACCCCGGGACACTCCAAGTCCCTGGACCTCGGCCGGCCgggggtgctgctggtggcccCCATCAAGGACCGTAAGAACCGGAGCTGGCCCCGGCTGGACCACGTCAGCCTGGTGGGTTACGCCAAACTGGAAAGCACTGGCGAGTCCTCGGACCGGCTGCTGGAGCCCAGTGAGCCCCTGAGCCGGGGTGAGCCCCGACCCAGCTCCTGGGCGGTGGGGATGGACGGTGGGGAGCGGGTCTGACTTCCCCACGCCCCTCGGGGACCGTGACGTCGCCGTCCCTCATCCTGGCCCCGGCGCCCACCAGCGACCCCAAACCCCCGCATCCAGGCGGTGATTTTAAGCAGATGCCAAGAGGGAGGCCCcgacctgctgctcctgggggaGGACTCGCCTGGGTGGGatgtcctctcctctcctggctgCCTCCCCACGGCTTCCCGGTGGATGCCCTTGGCCTTACCAGCCCTTCTCCTGGTGGTTTTTCCAGAGGAGCCCTTGCTTTGAGACCCAACACAAACTGCGGGATGAGGACGCGGGGGCAGGCAAAGCCCCGCCGGCGCCTCCAGCACTTTATTTCAGCgaggttggggtgggggggggatgaTTTGGGGGTTGGTGTCCCCTTGCCAAACCTCAGCCCACCGAGAAATTTGCTTGGCTGGAGCACGTAAGTCCGACGGGGCTATTAAATATTATCTCGATGCCGTGCTGTCCCACCTCGCCTCGTCGTCTTCCCTGTGAGATGCTCGGGGTGGGCAGCGTGTcttgctgcccccccccccgccacgctCAGCTGGAGAGAGTAAGGATGCTCTGTAACTGCTGAATATTTGCAGGATAAGCTGATAAGCTCAAGGTTTGGgattgttttgggttgttttttttttgcagaatagGGATGCAAAAAGTGCCCGGGGAGCTACAGGCAGCGAGGGAGGTGCTGCTGCCCaccctgtgcaggcagctgcaaaattaaaacagaatttgctGGGATACGGCGGTTCCCAAAGCCCGTCTGCAGGTCGGGGTTTGTTTGGGCTGTTTTCTGGTGGGGTGGAGGATGTGGGTAGCGGGAGGGATGCGATGGGGCAGAGAGGTAGGGGTGAGCATTGGTTCTGGTTTTGCCGGGCTCCGTTGGGTGCCAACAcgttttttttttggtgcccTTTGGCTGCGGAACAGGAGCTGTGTGGGATGAGACCGGAGAGCCAGCCTCGGTGCTGGGGCGGTGCGATCCCCGGAGAGAGGgtagcacagaaacaaaaccctccaaaaaaacccatcgCAGCAGGAAGATGCAGTAGGAAAATGTGGATAAAATCAGAGATGAAGTAGAGAAATGGGTTCGCTGCGGTGGGTGAGGATGCGCCGTGGGATGCAGCTCGCGTCCCATCTCGGGAGATGGCTCCAGGCTCAGCGGCCCGGAGAAGGGAGGCGTCGGCAGCTCGTTTCCTTGCAAACGAGCAATTTTTGCCCTGGCAAttctttccccatcctttcccAGGGCCTTTGCCATGTTTTTCCCCCATGGAAGGTGTGGGCTGGTCACCGCTTTGGTGCTCAGCCCTCATCTCTGTTGATTCCCACGTGGCTGCGGTGGGGTGAAGCCCACCCAGGATGGGGACGGGTCCCACCAGCTGTGGCACGAGGCAGCACCGGTGGGGCCAGGTTAAAATAAACGGGAACTGGCGGAATATCCTGCACCTTTGTATTTGTAAGGCGGGGACTGGAGTGTCCCGGCTGTGCCACCCGCTCGTGCGAACGCCGCGACAAACCCCCGCCGGGCTGTCCTCCCTTGGCGCTGGGAGGATGCTGCCAGGGTTTGATCCAGTCATTCTCCCCCccagaaaaaccaaaccccaatttttttttaacaccgAGTCCATCTCTGCTTCTGGTGGAGACCCGAGAGCCatggggggtgggtgggcacCCACGGCCGGTGGGCGCTGAGCCTCGGGCGGCTGCTGAGGGCACCGAGGTGGGAgcatccccacagcccccccgtGGTGAGGTACCACTTGGGCAGATGGCTGCATCTTTCCAAACCATCTTTTTGCTCTTTGCCTGTCTCTCTTCACCCATCTCTGGGGAGACAGCACCTatcaaaaaagcagagaaggatttttttttttaaattttttgtttgtttgtttgttttagcagcagctttgccttgTCGAAGCATCTGGCACCAGCATCTTGCCAGGCACCCGAGGGCCACCCCTCACCCTGCCCTCCCCGTCCATCCAGAAGTGAACGGTGCCCCTCGTGCTCCCGTCGCTGCCCCGATCCTGTTCCCCGGTCAGAAACACCCCGTCCACCCGCCGCAGCCGTGTCTGCCGGTGCGGGGGGGCTCATCCCAGCCCGTCCCGCTCCCCCCAgctctggagcaggaggagcccCGGGATGCCGCGgggcggctggggggggctgaAGGATGGATGGGAGCGAAGGGGTGAGGATGGCTCTGCTCCCCCCGCGACCCCGGGGGGCTTCAAAATGTGCCGTTGCGGCTTAGATGGGATCTCTGCCTTTTGCCTTCCCGAGAGCAGAGCCCGCCGTGGTGCGTGTAAATGGCTGGAATACGGTTTATCTGTACGAAATGGTTGCgggggtttggattttttttattcctgtctcttctccctctctctgctctgaagTGAGCACGGAGCTTCGGACCTTGCAAACCTCAGGGATGAACGTCCTTCTCCAGACCAAAACATCCCTGCGGAATGGCTTGGAAATGGCcttttctggcaaaaaaaaccccaaaaaaccaacatatTCCCAGCACAAGCGTTCCTAGCGGCTCGGAGACTGAcagtgcccagggctgggcagaggggaagcGTCCCCAGCCAGGAGCTCTTGTCACCCCTTTTTGTGCCCCCAtggtgctggggacaggggacagggcTGCGGGAGCTGGGGAGGGTTTTGCCGGCCGTGCTGCTGTCCCTCGCCCAGCTTTCATCGCCTGCCGCATCACCCCGCGACACCGCCAGCGCGCGGCACCGGGCTGGGAAACAGCGGATTAAAGCctgcaagaaacaaaacctctccACACTCGTTTTAGAAAACTTTGGGGTTGCCatagcttccccccccccctttttgaAAACTCGAcatgttttgtttgaatttttattattgatttttttttcattttaatggctATTTTGCCTTCCAAACAGGAGCGGTACCTGCTTCGTGCCCTGTTGCCCAGAGCAGatccagccccagctccaccTTCCCCCGCGCCCCTCCACCCtgccccctgcagccccccagctgTGGGGCTGCTGAACCCCCCCTTTTCCCAAAAAGCAACCCCTAAGCTCCCCCCACACCTCCACAGTGGTTTTTcgttggtttttgggggttttttttccctgctttacAAGAAAAGGCCGTCTGTGTTTCTGATGCAAACTCTCCCCAGGTTGGGTACCAGCATCTCCTTTTGCAGGGACGGAGCGATGGGGCCGGCGGCTGCGGTTCGGGAGTCGGTAGCATCCCCGAGGTTTCGCTGGGAACGCTACCAGCCCTCAGCTCAGCTATTTATTTGGCTGCTTAATCCCAAAATTATTTAGGCACCGGTTCAAGGCaataaacagcaacaacagaaagCCATCGGCGGGGTCTGCCCCAGCGCAGCATCCCAGGGGACGTGCCAGGAGGttgtttttatctgaaaataacttttcatttgGGCTTaaccagctgcagccagagctaACGCCGGGCTCTGGGCCACGCTTCGGAAACCGGCAGCAAGAAATTGGGGCCTGAAACGGCACGAGGAGCCGCACCAGGAGCTGCTTtagggctgggggcgggggtTGGTTTAATTTTCCCCCTTCATTTTCCGGCTGGGGCTCAGCCCGACCTCGGGAAGCGGCTGCAACCCAAGGTGGCAAGAGATGAGGGACGAGAGGGGAACCTGCCTGCAGCATCTGCCTGGCCCTTGCACCCGctccagcatcctcctcctgcccaaCTCAGCAGCATCCTCCGGGGAGGCATTTCTGAGCCACGCAGGGATCgtttcaaaatgcaaagctgcTTGATTAATTAATCCGGCAGAGTGAGAAGACCCGTGCTCTCCCTGGGGAGGGCGTTACCTGCACATCCCtcacctgcagctctgcctgccacaCCGTTTCAAGAGcgtttgggggatttttttaacagcGCTGGCTTCAACGGATGGATGCCGTGGATACTCTCACCCCGTGCTGTCCCCGCAGCGTGCTGGGAATAAAACTGGGCAGGAGTGGATCTGagttaacaacaaaaaatcaaaaataaagcaaaaacttaaaaaaaaattaaaaatccaccCTGGATCTCTCCACTGGCCCCGCTCAGCTGGAGAGCTGAGCTGGAGATCTCACACTGTGCAGCTTGTGAAGGGCGATGCTGGACGGCgtcttctcctcctgcccaggaAGCGGCTCTGTACGCTACGGATTAAATATCCCACCCGCGTATCCCCGCCCCGGGAggtgcctgctgcaggaggagattCCTACCCGGAGAAGGGGGAtttcatgggggaaaaaaccccaaacagcaaaagaaaatggggTTGTCCCCAACGCTGACCACAACTGACCATGCGGTGTCCCTTGGGCCACCACGGCAGAGGATGGAGGCAGGAGAGTTGAGGGACCTCTAGGCTGGCGCGTGGCTATGGGATGGCCGTAGATTGGGTCAAAAATGGACAAAATGTGGCAAATGGTTTGGGGGAAACCATCGCTGTGTGGGGGAGATGCCCTGGGGAGGGCACGGAGACCACCGGCTGTAAGAGGGTCTCCCACACCCAGGGCCACCCTGGCCAGCGCTGGTGGGTGCCAGGCAGGGACAGCTccgtcccggggggggggctgtgggggtgggggtgtgtgggggggtgtgtgtagtAACAGCCCTTCGACCACCTCTGTAACGGGGTTAAACGGGAGCTGGAGCCAAGGACTGCGCAGCCGGAacggggcaggggcagggctggctctcGGGGCCCTGCCATGAAACGGCCCCcaaaggggcaaaaaaaaaaggggggggggagagaagggctggagcagccaaaaggcagcagctcccaagTGCGAGGGGGCCAGACCCCAcacccccagcacagcaccccCAGCCAGGGGACCATcgccccccaccccacacctGATGCTGCTCAGCACCCCAGGCCCCACCGAGCTGCCAGCCCTTTgcagcccttcctcctcctcctcctcctcctcctccttcctcctcctctccctacAGCGAGGAAAGCCACAGCCAGGAGCCTGCCTGGCCGATAAGTCCTTCCTTAAGATGTAAAGTCTACGGGAAGGAAAGCGCTCTGCTAGCGGCCGCGCACTTGTAGGACAGCCAGGGAATGCAAATGGCGGTGCGTTATTTAGGGTGAGTGCTCCCAGCTATAAATCTCCTTCCCCAGGCACTGGGAAGATAAAGCGTCGGGGCTTTCCGTCGGGCAGTCGCGACATGCACCGAGCGATAGTGCGGTGCTTTGCGCCTTATGTTTAAAGAGGAGGGCCCCTGAGCGGGGGCGATGGGGTGTGGATGTGCTCCCCGGTGCTGTAAAGCCTTGTGACCTTTTGGCGAGGTGTACAGGGTGCTGCTTGTGGgtgctttactttttaaaaaaaaaaggaagtaagcGTGATGCAAAGTGCCTCGCTGCGTTAATGAGACGGCGCTGAGCCAAGGCCGCCCATCCCAG is part of the Balearica regulorum gibbericeps isolate bBalReg1 chromosome 22, bBalReg1.pri, whole genome shotgun sequence genome and harbors:
- the TMEM200B gene encoding transmembrane protein 200B; protein product: MTAKSAETNGPMREPEAGGTKLPVPPAPPRRRGRRLRRKSPPEVQVKGQLRMRSPSGAFVMVGISVVLVGMTIAVVGYWPHRGPGGTGAGAGNASVAGDMRREVAAGRHVPHSEKLKLIGPVIMGIGLFIFICANTMLYENRDMETRRLMQKGLYSMAVGLPEATSPEDGCCQRGDGQPVPKANAECVEGCYQVDLSRQPCPGPRSKWSDCYGPNRLQTTAEFLQHPAASPATSLLSLRSGASAEANLGLSCRAGAESLLSSAVGALALPVIKLNNRLLDAAARGAGERAEGGPAKPPSEAPQLPRAPLSGVGSITPRGQDRGGGGGGSGGHVIINVDGDCPGTEPAAVELSPDAQLHTPGHSKSLDLGRPGVLLVAPIKDRKNRSWPRLDHVSLVGYAKLESTGESSDRLLEPSEPLSRGEPRPSSWAVGMDGGERV